The proteins below are encoded in one region of Tsuneonella sp. CC-YZS046:
- a CDS encoding NADPH-dependent assimilatory sulfite reductase hemoprotein subunit, with product MTTTTIDRSHDLSQPLDRLSADERMKDASDYLRGTIAEGLLDRITGAVPSADDVKLMKFHGIYQQDDRDLRDERRRQKLEPAYQFMIRVRLPGGVCTPAQWLKLDELARAHGGETLRITTRQTFQFHWVLKDSLRPIIQGLHETLLDTIAACGDDSRGVMCTVDPQSSRFHAEVAAMAKRVSDHVIPRTRAYHEIWYGDERVASSGPEEPFYGRTYMPRKFKIGFALPPSNDIDVYAQDLGFIAIGGPGGLEGFNVAIGGGMGRTDQAPETYPRLASLIGFVPADQMIACADAVMAVQRDYGDRKDRQRARFKYTIDDKGLDWIKAEIERYMDAPFEDARPFAFTSNGDSYGWNTTPDGRHHRTLFIQSGRLDLKLLDALRDVARIHRGMFRLTPNQNLIIAGVESGDRAAIDAVLAEHGLESKSASTLRRNAIACVALPTCGLAMAESERYMPDLIARIEAMLAEHGLSEEPITVRMSGCPNGCSRPYIAEIGLTGRAPGKYNLYLGGGFHGERLNRMIRENVGEPVILEVLADAIGRYAREREPGEHFGDFTIRAGIVREVTEGRFFND from the coding sequence ATGACCACCACCACCATCGACCGCAGCCATGACCTTTCCCAGCCGCTCGACCGGTTGAGCGCCGATGAGCGCATGAAGGACGCCAGCGACTACCTGCGCGGGACCATCGCCGAGGGGCTGCTCGACCGGATTACCGGCGCAGTCCCTTCGGCCGATGACGTGAAGCTGATGAAGTTTCACGGCATCTATCAGCAGGACGACCGTGATCTGCGCGACGAGCGCCGCCGCCAGAAGCTGGAGCCGGCCTATCAGTTCATGATCCGCGTGCGCCTGCCGGGCGGGGTGTGCACCCCGGCGCAGTGGCTCAAGCTCGATGAGCTGGCCCGCGCCCACGGCGGCGAAACCCTGCGGATCACCACCCGGCAGACGTTCCAGTTCCATTGGGTCCTGAAGGACAGCCTGCGCCCGATCATCCAGGGCCTGCACGAAACGCTGCTCGACACCATTGCCGCCTGCGGTGACGACAGCCGCGGCGTGATGTGCACGGTCGATCCGCAAAGCTCGCGCTTCCATGCGGAGGTTGCGGCGATGGCGAAGCGGGTCAGCGATCATGTGATCCCCAGGACCCGCGCCTATCATGAGATCTGGTATGGCGACGAGCGAGTGGCTTCGTCCGGGCCGGAGGAGCCGTTCTACGGCCGCACCTACATGCCCCGGAAGTTCAAGATCGGCTTCGCCCTGCCGCCCTCGAACGACATCGACGTCTATGCGCAGGATCTGGGCTTCATCGCCATTGGCGGGCCGGGCGGGCTGGAAGGGTTCAATGTCGCCATCGGCGGTGGCATGGGCCGCACCGACCAGGCGCCGGAAACCTATCCGCGCCTCGCCAGCCTCATCGGTTTCGTGCCCGCGGATCAGATGATTGCCTGTGCCGATGCCGTGATGGCGGTTCAGCGCGATTACGGCGACCGCAAGGATCGCCAGCGCGCCCGCTTCAAATACACCATCGACGACAAGGGTCTCGACTGGATCAAGGCCGAGATCGAGCGCTACATGGACGCGCCGTTCGAGGACGCGCGTCCCTTTGCCTTCACCTCCAATGGCGACAGCTATGGCTGGAACACGACGCCCGATGGCCGCCACCATCGCACGCTGTTCATCCAGAGCGGCCGGCTGGACCTGAAGCTGCTCGATGCGCTGCGCGACGTGGCGCGTATCCATCGCGGCATGTTCCGCCTCACGCCTAACCAGAACCTCATCATCGCGGGCGTCGAATCCGGCGATCGCGCCGCCATCGACGCGGTGCTGGCCGAGCACGGGCTGGAGAGCAAAAGCGCATCCACCTTGCGCCGCAACGCCATCGCCTGCGTGGCCTTGCCGACCTGCGGCCTGGCCATGGCGGAGAGCGAGCGCTACATGCCCGACCTGATCGCCAGGATCGAGGCCATGCTGGCCGAGCATGGCCTGTCGGAGGAACCGATCACGGTGCGTATGAGCGGCTGCCCCAATGGCTGCTCGCGTCCCTATATCGCTGAAATCGGACTTACCGGGCGTGCGCCGGGCAAGTATAACCTCTATCTCGGCGGCGGTTTTCATGGGGAACGGCTCAACCGCATGATCCGTGAAAATGTCGGCGAGCCGGTAATTCTGGAGGTGCTGGCCGATGCGATCGGCCGCTATGCCCGCGAGCGCGAGCCGGGCGAGCATTTCGGGGATTTCACCATTCGGGCCGGCATCGTCCGCGAGGTGACGGAAGGGCGCTTCTTCAATGACTGA